From the Paenibacillus sp. FSL H8-0548 genome, one window contains:
- a CDS encoding KH domain-containing protein, with the protein MKELILVIAKALVDHPDQVQINVKDDDRGTIYELSVHPEDIGKIIGKQGRIAKAIRTVVTSASVKSQKRVIVDIMS; encoded by the coding sequence ATGAAAGAATTGATTCTTGTCATAGCGAAGGCATTGGTTGATCATCCTGATCAGGTGCAAATCAATGTGAAGGATGATGATCGTGGCACGATATACGAGCTTTCGGTTCACCCCGAGGATATCGGTAAAATCATCGGTAAACAGGGACGCATAGCGAAAGCGATTCGTACGGTTGTGACTTCTGCATCCGTCAAATCGCAAAAGCGTGTTATCGTTGATATTATGTCATGA